The sequence TTGCAACTGTAATTCTTAATATTATTCTTGATCCAATAATGATATTTACATTAAATATGAATATAGCAGGAGCAGCACTTGCAACAGTAATTAGTGAAACAATTGGATGTCTTATTCTTATTTACTGGATTCATTATAAAAAGGATACATATCTTGGTATTAAGCGTGAAAACTTCACTTTTAGCTTTTATCATATAAAGCAGATATTATCTATTGCACTTCCATCAACTTTTGAAGATCTTATAACAAGTATATTAAATATGGCAGAAAATATAATACTTCTACTTTCAGGAGGTTATCTTGCAGTGGCTGCATATTCTGCTGTTTGTCGACTTACACAGCTTATAATTATCCCAATTAAGGGATTGGGTGTTTCTATGATAACACTTGCTGGAAATATGTATGGTGAGAAAAATTATGGGAAGCTTAAAAGTACATACTTCTATACTTTAAAGTTAAGTATTATCATAACAACACTTCTCATAGTACTTTCATACGTCTTTGCTCCACAAATTGGAGTACTTTTTGCATCAGGTGATATTAAGCTTTCAGTTGAGGTAAGTAAAGCTCTACGTTTAATGATAATAACAATTCTCAGTGTATGTTTTGGTGTTATATCATGTAACTTCTTCCAGGAAATAGGAAAAGGAACAATTTCACTTATAATTACTGTTATTCGAAGCTCAATACTTAAGGTAATTTTCACAATATTCCTATTTTATTTCATATTTAATATGGGAGTAAATGGTGTGTATTTTGGTGTTATGATGTGTGGTATAATTAGTGGAACTATAGCATTTAGCTGGGCATTATATTACCTACGGAAACTATTAAAACATGATGATGATAGTAGTATTTCCAACTAACCTCTCCACTACTTATTTTTTTTTAATTCTCTTATTTTTTTAATAATAACTTAATTATCTATTAACAATAAAAATAATAATATAATTGAAAAATTTTATACTACAAATAAATTAAAAGGGTATAATGATTATTTTTTTTAAGTAACTATATAGGAGTTTATTATTAATGGTTAATCCAAATAAGAAAGTTAAAAGACCAGATGGTTTAGGTAAAATATTTAAATATAAAACATCAGAAGATGGTGAGGAAATATTCACACTTCCAATTATTAAAACATTAAATGATAACTACATCTATCTTCTTCGTGCAATAAGAGCAGAAAACTATTATATTCCAGAAAATGATTCATGCTTCTTTTTTAAGGAAATTGTATATGACAATGAAGTTGTAGGATTTGCAGCATATCGTCCAAGTAATATTAATGAAAGTTCACTTATTATGCAATACATGTATGTACTTGATGAATATAGAAACAAAGGACTTCTTGCAGAAGAACTTGATGAGGCAACAACACTCTTTGAATCAAGTATTCTTATTGAATATCCATCATGTGACACAGTTAAAACATTAATTAAACACAGACTTGCACGTGTATTTAATGATAGATTTGCAATTTCAAGAATTCCATTTTATGTACCTATGGTTGATATAGACGATGCAACAAGTGGAGTTCTTCGTGAAGGATATGAATATCCAGAAAAAGTATACAGTAAACTATCACTAGTATATGACCTAGAGCTTTGTTGTGTTGTTGGTGTTGCAAGTGATGATATTGAAAATATGTACAAAGAAGGAGTTGCTGATGAAGAAACTATTAACAACTACAATATCATGAGTCTTGCACTAGCTGAAGATGATGCTAAATATGGCTGTGTTGAGAAAAGACAAAATGATGAAGATATAGCAAATGGAACATACTTTGCTAAACTTAAAGATCTTCTCGATGAAAACGACAGTGTAATTGAAAACTGGTTAACATTAATGTAGATAAAATATGAAATAATGAGCAGAGGGTAAAATAATATAGATAATACATATGACATGTATATCATCTACTCATATTTTTTTATTAGAAAAATACTATTTTTTTGAGGGATTTAATTTTTATGAATTTTGAAGTTTTCTATTATTCAAAAACAGGACATACAAAACAACTAGCCGATGCAATAGGTAGCATAATAGGAAAAGATGCAAAAGATATTACATCAAATAGTATAGATGAAGATATTGATGTACTATTTTTTGGAAGCAGTATCTATGGAAATGGAATAGATCCTGCAGTTGTAAGATTTTTCAACAACAATATAGATGCAAATATTGGATGTATTGTTAACTTTTCAACATCAGGTGTTGGAAGATCAACATACGATGAAATAAAAGCACTAGCAGAAAGTTATTCAATAAAAATGGCAGAAGACCAATTCTACTGTATAGGTGAATTTGCAGGAATGAATAGTGACAAACCAGATGCAAACGACATTTCAAAAATCAAAACATTTGCACAAGATATTGTTAACAAATACTAAACACCCAAAGAATCTTTTTTTTATTATTCTTTTTTTAAAAAAATCTAATTTTACTATTTTATACTATTTTTATTTTTAAGATAAAAAATAAAATAGAATATATGCTCTATTAAATTTTAGCATACTTTTTAAAGTTTTCAGCTTGTTCAAATACTTCTGAAAATACCTCATCATTATATTCTGGAGGATAATCATTTTTATCTAATAATAAAATTAAATCTACTTTTAAATTTGCTTTAATATCTTCTCTGTTGTCCCAATCAACATATGATGAATTATCTTCAACAATTTTCTTAATCTCTTTAGCTAAATGAAGTAATTTTTCATGAGGATATTCAAATTCATGTTTAATGGAAACATCTTTTAAAATATCATAAAATGCTTTTTCTTCAAAACTTATATCTAAACTCTCAAAAGAACACTTATCCTCTTTAAATTCCTTAACTAAATTCATAATTTCACTAATAACATCTTCAAAAACTTCTTCAGCCACTTGTTTATCATTTCTAAGTCGATTATAAAAATCAATTAAGTCATTTAATTTTTCACTAAATGCTTTAGCTTTAACCCTATTAACTTTACCATATTCTTTAATTTCATTCCTCATTAAACGTTCTAATATTTTAATTTTTGTATTTACCCTAGGAATTTGGTTAATTTTATTAATATAATCTTCAGAAAGTAAATCTATTCCATGAATATTTTTATTAGCTTGAAGAACATCCTCAACACCATCTGAAAGTATTGCTTCTTCAACCATTTTAATAACTTTCCTATTCATTTTACTAATATCAGGTGCATCTCCTTTAGTTAATTTATATATTATAGAACGAACTCCAGTATAGAAGAAAATTTCATCTCTTTCTTTTTTAGATATCTCATCAGATATCACACATAAATCATAAGCAGATTTTAATCTTTTAACATTACGCATAAACATTTTTTCTGTTTTTTCAGTTATCTGAACATATTCTGCAGCATCTTTTAAACAGTTTAATT is a genomic window of Methanosphaera sp. containing:
- a CDS encoding MATE family efflux transporter → MEANSKNIELIRGDYKKAVKKLSVPTMISLLVASLYNLTDSIWISALSADALAALGFILPFFYIVMGFGSGLAVGVNSAISRQIGANDHKQASNTAIHGILLAIVFSILIGVFSYYTIPIFLDIGLVGVEVGLSESLALEYGQILFAAIIPFILCEVEVAILRSEGDAKRGMYVMLATVILNIILDPIMIFTLNMNIAGAALATVISETIGCLILIYWIHYKKDTYLGIKRENFTFSFYHIKQILSIALPSTFEDLITSILNMAENIILLLSGGYLAVAAYSAVCRLTQLIIIPIKGLGVSMITLAGNMYGEKNYGKLKSTYFYTLKLSIIITTLLIVLSYVFAPQIGVLFASGDIKLSVEVSKALRLMIITILSVCFGVISCNFFQEIGKGTISLIITVIRSSILKVIFTIFLFYFIFNMGVNGVYFGVMMCGIISGTIAFSWALYYLRKLLKHDDDSSISN
- a CDS encoding GNAT family N-acetyltransferase, whose amino-acid sequence is MVNPNKKVKRPDGLGKIFKYKTSEDGEEIFTLPIIKTLNDNYIYLLRAIRAENYYIPENDSCFFFKEIVYDNEVVGFAAYRPSNINESSLIMQYMYVLDEYRNKGLLAEELDEATTLFESSILIEYPSCDTVKTLIKHRLARVFNDRFAISRIPFYVPMVDIDDATSGVLREGYEYPEKVYSKLSLVYDLELCCVVGVASDDIENMYKEGVADEETINNYNIMSLALAEDDAKYGCVEKRQNDEDIANGTYFAKLKDLLDENDSVIENWLTLM
- a CDS encoding flavodoxin domain-containing protein, which gives rise to MNFEVFYYSKTGHTKQLADAIGSIIGKDAKDITSNSIDEDIDVLFFGSSIYGNGIDPAVVRFFNNNIDANIGCIVNFSTSGVGRSTYDEIKALAESYSIKMAEDQFYCIGEFAGMNSDKPDANDISKIKTFAQDIVNKY